A region of Huiozyma naganishii CBS 8797 chromosome 12, complete genome DNA encodes the following proteins:
- the SSL2 gene encoding TFIIH/NER complex ATPase/helicase subunit SSL2 (similar to Saccharomyces cerevisiae SSL2 (YIL143C); ancestral locus Anc_5.695), which yields MTDVDGYKTRSKAKIFPQLDENFFSDDNSDGTDEEVVERVDEGFIEGNDDFGYGESANTAPAPNGATKPKKASKKRDRAETAQMNQLAAKDQSFLQNGNTDIPDDFTPDTVSPMFKSHDFSYLRLRPDHASRPIWISPSDGRIILESFSPLAEQAQDFLVTIAEPISRPSHIHEYRITAYSLYAAVSVGLETDDILSVLDRLSKVPVAKSIVDFIKNATISYGKVKLVIKHNRYFVETTQAEILQMLLRDQIIGPLRIDSELQQQQQQAKNEAEKEVPTAGGVDTTKNRNNVNPNDVEAMFSAVVGGDNERDDEEDDIDAVHSFEIANESVEIVKKRCQEIDYPVLEEYDFRNDHRNPDLDIDLKPSTQIRPYQEKSLSKMFGNGRARSGIIVLPCGAGKTLVGITAACTIKKSVIVLCTSAVSVMQWRQQFLQWCTLQPENCAVFTSDNKEMFQTESGLVVSTYSMVANTRNRSHDSQKVMDFLTGREWGFIILDEVHVVPAAMFRRVVSAIAAHAKLGLTATLVREDDKISDLNFLIGPKLYEANWMELSQKGHIANVQCAEVWCPMTAEFYQEYLRENARKRMLLYIMNPTKFQACQFLIQYHERRGDKIIVFSDNVYALQQYALKLGKPFIYGSTPQQERMNILQNFQFNDQINTIFLSKVGDTSIDLPEATCLIQISSHYGSRRQEAQRLGRILRAKRRNDEGFNAFFYSLVSKDTQEMFYSTKRQAFLVDQGYAFKVITHLHGMENLLNLAYASARERRELLQEVLLKNEEAAALEEGDDADNFVGRSGGALKRFKSKAVRGQASMAGLAGGEDMAYAETGPNRNKEIKEHHPLIRKIYYKDGKK from the coding sequence ATGACGGACGTAGATGGGTATAAGACCAGAAGTAAGGCCAAAATATTCCCTCAGCTGGATGagaacttcttctctgaCGATAACTCGGACGGTACTGATGAGGAAGTTGTAGAAAGAGTTGATGAGGGTTTTATCGAGGGTAACGATGATTTTGGTTACGGTGAGTCGGCAAACACGGCTCCGGCTCCAAATGGAGCCACGAAACCGAAGAAGGCatcaaagaagagggaCAGAGCGGAAACCGCGCAGATGAACCAGCTGGCTGCAAAGGACCAGTCCTTTCTGCAGAACGGGAACACGGATATCCCGGACGACTTCACCCCAGACACAGTGTCGCCAATGTTCAAATCTCACGACTTCAGTTATCTAAGATTAAGGCCGGATCACGCATCCAGACCCATATGGATATCCCCCAGTGACGGTAGAATCATCTTAGAGAGTTTTTCACCTCTTGCGGAGCAAGCTCAAGACTTTTTGGTCACGATTGCAGAGCCAATCAGCAGACCATCGCATATTCATGAATATAGAATCACAGCGTACTCACTCTACGCAGCCGTATCGGTCGGGTTGGAGACAGACGACATTCTGTCTGTTCTAGATAGACTATCGAAGGTGCCCGTAGCGAAATCCATCGTCGACTTTATCAAAAACGCCACTATCTCATACGGGAAAGTGAAGTTGGTCATCAAACACAATAGGTATTTCGTAGAGACAACTCAGGCTGAAATTCTGCAAATGCTGTTGAGAGACCAAATCATCGGCCCCTTGAGAATAGACAGCGAACtgcagcaacaacaacaacaagccAAAAATGAGGCGGAGAAGGAAGTCCCAACGGCGGGTGGGGTGGACACAAcgaagaacagaaacaacGTAAACCCAAACGATGTAGAAGCCATGTTCAGTGCTGTTGTGGGCGGTGATAACGAGAGggatgacgaggaggatgacATTGATGCTGTGCactcttttgaaattgcAAACGAGTCTGTCGAGATCGTCAAGAAAAGATGCCAGGAGATTGATTATCCGGTTCTAGAAGAGTACGATTTTAGGAATGACCACCGTAACCCTGATCTAGATATCGATTTGAAGCCATCGACGCAGATTAGACCTTACCAAGAGAAATCCTTAAGTAAGATGTTTGGTAATGGTCGTGCTAGAAGTGGTATTATCGTTCTGCCATGCGGTGCTGGTAAAACTTTAGTTGGGATCACAGCCGCGTGTACTATCAAGAAATCCGTTATTGTGCTGTGTACATCGGCCGTATCAGTCATGCAATGGCGTCAGCAATTTCTACAATGGTGTACTTTGCAACCGGAAAACTGTGCCGTTTTCACATCGGATAACAAAGAGATGTTTCAGACGGAATCTGGTCTCGTTGTCTCGACGTATTCCATGGTTGCaaacacaagaaacagGTCTCACGATTCTCAGAAAGTGATGGATTTCCTAACCGGGAGAGAATGGGGGTTTATTATTCTGGATGAAGTGCATGTCGTTCCCGCTGCCATGTTCCGTAGAGTCGTTTCAGCAATTGCAGCACATGCCAAACTTGGGCTGACCGCCACGTTAGTCAGAGAGGATGACAAAATTAGTGATTTGAACTTCCTGATTGGCCCCAAGCTGTACGAGGCAAACTGGATGGAATTATCACAGAAAGGTCACATTGCCAATGTGCAATGTGCGGAAGTGTGGTGTCCTATGACAGCCGAGTTCTACCAGGAGTATTTGAGGGAAAACGCAAGGAAGAGGATGCTATTATACATTATGAATCCAACTAAATTCCAAGCTTGCCAATTTTTGATTCAGTACCATGAGAGAAGAGGCGACAAAATTATCGTGTTTTCAGACAACGTTTACGCGTTGCAACAGtacgctttgaagttggGGAAACCGTTCATTTACGGGTCTACCCCACAACAGGAACGTATGaacattttgcaaaatttcCAGTTCAACGACCAGATCAACACAATTTTCTTGTCCAAAGTCGGTGATACCTCGATCGATCTACCAGAGGCCACCTGCTTGATTCAGATATCGTCGCACTATGGGTCTCGTCGTCAAGAGGCGCAAAGGTTGGGCAGAATTTTAAGAGCCAAGAGACGTAACGATGAAGGGTTTAACGCCTTTTTCTACTCGTTAGTCTCAAAGGACACACAGGAGATGTTTTATTCGACGAAGAGGCAGGCATTTTTGGTGGACCAAGGTTACGCATTTAAAGTTATCACTCATCTACACGGTATGGAGAACCTTCTCAATTTGGCGTACGCATCTGCGAGAGAACGTAGGGAGCTGTTGCAGGAGGtactgttgaagaacgaggaGGCTGCTGCACTGGAGGAAGGTGACGATGCAGATAACTTTGTTGGCCGCAGTGGTGGCGCTCTCAAGAGGTTCAAGTCGAAGGCAGTGAGGGGCCAAGCGTCTATGGCTGGTCTTGCTGGTGGTGAGGACATGGCTTACGCGGAGACGGGTCCAAACAGGAAcaaagagatcaaggaACATCATCCATTGATCCGTAAGATCTATTATAAGGACGGTAAGAAATAG
- the NDC80 gene encoding kinetochore-associated Ndc80 complex subunit NDC80 (similar to Saccharomyces cerevisiae TID3 (YIL144W); ancestral locus Anc_5.696): protein MVSSAVGGAVAVGHQAGNPFFAESREGAPRRRRNSAGSSIPSLNRAVSLGGAGAGGVGGSRGSGEPRKKRSRSTLPASVGLGGGIAAVAPAQRKDSRPLRDKNFQLAIEEEILQYLQAHGFDRDTQFAQGALTLKILQTPTQKTYMLIFRWLYARVDPNYTFKRSVEAEFYDCLKRLGCPFLADINKSQISAVGGSQWHKFLGLLHWFVKFNSRMDSIREQVDNVAINEPAQNILQTTRAAATVEEQDQIKQNYERLLESLVNEYTMDTYKLFLLRNENYGAMKAKFETNVEKFVQVIHLDINNLQNENEKLLAHYDTVLGKTQELRIAKEKLNNLQNDVAKYQMYIDDFTAKQAERPAKLHNMQRRAEEHQKQIDELKEQIQRLLEEMKLRGLSLERVEDLNKQKEILLQTLDNLADQSDKLIASMQNKKLENKTLKTRISALLNEYNASIELLFERRFQKTGRSVENIQEYTLDLEKQLAAVDENSKLVYNSLFNKGPEYSMEDALTNRFVRLMEDIEVSMESLMNDITELEQRQRFLEENIESKEWDNMQLAQKLRAMQEQNSARRRELERELESQKKIAFQLQNRNEETLRQIELRIGDAKALVQDKKAELEQLKVSLQQEKKQTEQQMLERVQYIENFRVTIQESLNQTSDIVVEELQKLKLDQ, encoded by the coding sequence ATGGTTTCAAGTGCAGTGGGCGGTGCAGTAGCGGTGGGCCATCAGGCGGGGAACCCGTTCTTTGCCGAGTCGCGCGAGGGAGCGCCAAGacggaggaggaacagtGCAGGGTCCTCGATCCCGAGTCTCAACAGGGCCGTGTCCCTCGGTGGTGCGGGCGCCGGGGGCGTCGGGGGGTCCAGGGGATCCGGTGAGCCCCGGAAGAAGCGGTCGCGGTCGACGCTGCCGGCGTCTGTGGGTCTTGGCGGTGGTATCGCGGCGGTTGCACCGGCGCAGAGGAAGGATTCGCGACCACTGAGGGACAAGAACTTCCAGTTGGCCATTGAGGAGGAGATCCTCCAGTACCTGCAGGCTCATGGGTTTGACAGGGATACGCAGTTTGCGCAGGGCGCGCTGACGCTCAAGATCCTGCAGACGCCGACGCAGAAGACTTACATGCTCATCTTCCGATGGCTGTACGCTCGTGTCGACCCGAATTACACTTTCAAACGGTCCGTCGAGGCCGAGTTTTACGACTGTCTCAAGAGACTCGGTTGCCCCTTCCTCGCAGATATCAACAAGTCGCAGATCAGTGCCGTCGGCGGGTCCCAGTGGCATAAGTTCCTAGGGTTGCTCCACTGGTTCGTCAAGTTCAACAGCAGAATGGACAGTATCCGCGAGCAAGTTGACAATGTCGCAATTAACGAGCCCGCACAGAACATCTTACAGACCACGAGGGCCGCGGCTACCGTGGAGGAGCAGGACCAGATCAAGCAGAACTACGAACGGCTGCTCGAGAGCCTCGTCAACGAGTACACAATGGATACGTACAAACTGTTCCTGCTCAGGAACGAGAACTACGGCGCAATGAAAGCTAAGTTTGAAACGAACGTCGAGAAGTTTGTCCAAGTGATACACCTCgacatcaacaacttgcaaaacgaaaatgaaaagCTGCTCGCACACTACGACACGGTCCTGGGAAAGACACAGGAGTTGCGGATCGCCAAGGAGAAACTCAATAACTTGCAGAATGACGTGGCGAAATACCAAATGTACATCGATGATTTCACGGCAAAACAGGCAGAGAGGCCCGCAAAATTGCACAACATGCAAAGGAGGGCAGAGGAGCACCAAAAACAGATAGACGAGCTGAAGGAACAGATCCAGCGACTCCTCGAGGAAATGAAATTGCGCGGGTTGTCCCTCGAGCGTGTCgaggacttgaacaaaCAGAAGGAGATCTTGTTGCAGACACTCGACAACCTCGCGGACCAGTCGGACAAACTGATCGCGTCAAtgcagaacaaaaaattggaaaacaaaacgcTCAAGACAAGGATCTCTGCGCTGCTCAACGAATACAACGCGTCCATCGAACTGCTGTTCGAGAGAAGATTCCAAAAGACTGGTAGGTCCGTGGAAAACATCCAAGAGTACACACTGGACTTGGAGAAACAACTTGCCGCAGTGGAcgaaaattcaaagttggTGTACAACTCCTTGTTCAATAAGGGACCCGAGTACTCCATGGAGGACGCTCTAACAAACAGGTTTGTCAGACTCATGGAGGACATCGAAGTGAGTATGGAATCTCTGATGAACGACATTACAGAACTGGAGCAAAGACAACGATTTCTGGAGGAGAATATCGAGTCCAAGGAATGGGATAACATGCAACTCGCACAGAAACTGAGGGCCATGCAAGAACAGAACAGTGCCAGGAGAAGAGAATTGGAGCGCGAGCTTGAGTctcagaaaaaaatagcaTTCCAGTTGCAAAATAGAAATGAGGAGACTCTGCGACAGATTGAACTGAGGATTGGGGACGCAAAGGCACTCGTCCAGGACAAGAAGGCAGAACTCGAACAACTGAAGGTGTCTCTCCAGCAGGAGAAAAAGCAAACGGAGCAGCAAATGCTGGAGAGGGTCCAGTACATCGAGAACTTCAGAGTGACAATCCAAGAATCTCTCAATCAAACGAGCGACATCGTTGTAGAAGAGTTGCAAAAATTGAAGCTGGATCAATAA
- the PAN6 gene encoding pantoate--beta-alanine ligase PAN6 (similar to Saccharomyces cerevisiae PAN6 (YIL145C); ancestral locus Anc_5.697), translating into MRVVHGVSELQEWRRSQLGRSVGFVPTMGALHAGHASLVKRSIAENSATAVSIFVNPSQFAPGEDLDEYPRTLEADCALLESLGVDLVFAPKTSEMYPQGIPLDTREQRGAFVTVLGVSEMLEGRTRPNFFRGVATVVTKLLNIVGPDVAYFGQKDVQQFIVLQTMVRELFTPTVLVMMPIVRDASGLALSSRNRYLSPESLEIAASLHRGLLVGADLLTSKTPRPHHDEITAAIRALWQPFVDSGDFEVDYVSVARWGSLAELDSEEAHKQDTGDNTRVVISCAVYVRDRSLAATRVRLIDNVIVSATA; encoded by the coding sequence ATGAGGGTTGTACACGGTGTTTCCGAGTTGCAGGAGTGGCGGAGGAGCCAATTGGGCCGTTCTGTCGGGTTTGTGCCGACGATGGGCGCTCTACACGCGGGCCACGCGTCACTTGTCAAACGGTCCATCGCTGAGAACAGTGCCACTGCAGTGAGTATCTTTGTGAACCCGTCGCAGTTCGCCCCGGGGGAGGACCTCGACGAGTACCCTAGGACGCTAGAGGCGGATTGCGCTCTGCTCGAGTCCCTGGGTGTGGATCTTGTGTTTGCGCCCAAGACCAGCGAGATGTACCCGCAGGGGATCCCGCTGGACACGAGGGAGCAACGCGGTGCGTTCGTGACTGTACTGGGTGTCAGCGAGATGCTCGAGGGCCGTACGCGACCCAACTTCTTCCGCGGTGTCGCGACCGTCGTGACGAAACTGCTCAACATCGTCGGACCGGACGTCGCGTACTTTGGTCAGAAAGACGTGCAGCAGTTCATTGTCCTCCAGACGATGGTCCGTGAACTGTTCACCCCCACGGTGCTCGTGATGATGCCCATTGTAAGGGACGCCAGCGGACTCGCCCTGAGTAGCAGGAACAGGTACCTCTCTCCAGAGTCCCTCGAGATCGCCGCGTCCCTGCACCGCGGGCTACTCGTCGGTGCAGACCTCCTGACAAGCAAGACCCCGCGCCCACACCACGACGAGATCACCGCAGCGATCAGAGCCCTGTGGCAACCTTTCGTGGACTCCGGAGACTTCGAAGTCGACTACGTCTCTGTCGCCCGCTGGGGGTCCCTCGCAGAACTAGATAGTGAGGAGGCGCACAAACAAGACACGGGGGACAACACCCGCGTGGTCATCAGCTGCGCAGTGTACGTGCGCGACCGCTCACTAGCAGCGACTCGCGTCCGCCTCATCGACAACGTCATCGTCTCCGCTACTGCTTAA
- the ATG32 gene encoding mitophagy protein ATG32 (similar to Saccharomyces cerevisiae ECM37 (YIL146C); ancestral locus Anc_5.699) — translation MSGHANSVLDPHLSVLELLEKSCERGGHAEAPGSSRNKGAGQIQLSESWCTVERDELSAMERSASQQTNNGVLSSSDTSEEGEPEQGSPGDGEGGGVADTRMARPAMSLQSTSSTLDGVDDDSATVSKSLTSSSNSFIMPKLYTTVAGAPSTVSTALQTRCFKVAVLGRGAVKFCQETVPEQFRHRFELTAGVHDLAQCADRQGILIVVQEVRELISLLNRVHCACPEVPVVAVYDRDRQVQVKNVLRNFTRQRLVSLLHPPVPLSNNEALDKMFHFVDNLARQQEPAGVIHNDPQTTQEQHPDHNEDDPHRGPSKPEGTFKRWLLWGVSISLGIGAGYYCVSYVVSSSMCVSCFNFRHTDHTLAATTSTAAAAAAAATPSGIDHDADSHTTLRHCLSIVKNSLKRATAFVKQAMHKPFHYIDRSQEWHLHDPNRFLQLGYAVI, via the coding sequence ATGAGTGGACACGCTAACAGTGTGCTGGACCCGCATCTATCTGTGTTGGAGTTGCTGGAGAAGAGTTGCGAGCGGGGGGGCCATGCGGAGGCCCCCGGAAGTTCCAGGAACAAGGGTGCAGGACAGATCCAGCTCTCGGAGTCCTGGTGTACCGTGGAGAGGGACGAGTTGAGTGCTATGGAGCGTTCTGCGTCGCAGCAGACCAACAACGGCGTGCTGTCGTCGAGTGACACCTCTGAGGAAGGTGAGCCCGAGCAAGGGAGCCCCGGTGACGGTGAAGGTGGGGGTGTTGCCGATACACGGATGGCTCGCCCTGCGATGAGTCTGCAGTCGACGTCGTCGACACTGGATGGTGTTGATGACGACAGCGCCACCGTGTCGAAGAGTCTcacgtcgtcgtcgaacTCGTTCATCATGCCCAAGTTGTACACGACCGTGGCAGGTGCCCCCAGCACGGTGTCCACTGCACTGCAGACCCGGTGCTTCAAAGTCGCTGTGCTGGGGAGAGGCGCGGTCAAGTTCTGTCAGGAGACGGTTCCGGAACAGTTCAGACACAGATTCGAGCTTACAGCCGGTGTGCACGACCTGGCGCAGTGCGCGGACCGCCAGGGGATCCTCATCGTCGTGCAGGAGGTCCGCGAGCTTATATCGTTGCTGAACAGAGTGCACTGTGCGTGCCCGGAGGTCCCCGTGGTGGCAGTCTACGACAGGGACAGGCAGGTACAGGTCAAGAACGTGCTTCGCAACTTCACACGGCAGAGACTCGTCTCGTTGCTACATCCACCGGTCCCGCTGTCAAACAACGAGGCTCTCGACAAGATGTTCCATTTCGTGGATAACTTGGCTCGCCAACAGGAACCGGCAGGGGTGATCCACAATGATCCACAGACGACCCAGGAACAGCACCCAGATCACAACGAAGACGACCCGCACCGTGGGCCCAGCAAACCAGAGGGCACGTTTAAAAGATGGCTGCTCTGGGGGGTGTCCATCTCGCTGGGGATCGGTGCAGGGTACTACTGCGTCTCGTACGTCGTCTCGTCATCCATGTGCGTATCCTGCTTCAACTTCAGACACACAGACCACACTTTGGCCGCTACTACGTCCACCGCCGCGGCAGCCGCTGCGGCAGCAACTCCATCAGGAATCGACCACGACGCAGACAGCCACACGACGCTGCGGCACTGCCTCAGCATCGTTAAGAACTCGCTCAAGAGGGCCACCGCTTTCGTCAAGCAAGCCATGCACAAGCCGTTTCACTACATCGACCGCTCTCAGGAGTGGCACCTGCACGACCCGAACAGGTTCCTACAGCTCGGATACGCGGTCATTTAG
- the SLN1 gene encoding histidine kinase (similar to Saccharomyces cerevisiae SLN1 (YIL147C); ancestral locus Anc_5.700), with protein sequence MWFRLRSFTPKPPYRVGIRAQLTMLVSIVAIISLVILAVTTGVYFTSNYKNLRSDRLYIAAQLKSSQIDQNLNYLYYQCYWVASRDTLQTGLANYVAGNKSDANWMDSQSVLEKFLGSSNLFSVARVYDSSFTTVLNTTNNSTGDLIPEDVLTQLLPLSTNVPLPSSLETNGIVTNPVKNGSSYLMSMSLPIFANPSIILTDSRVYGYVTVVMSAEGLLSVFNDTTALERSYVAIVSAVYTNATKLDAYRFVFPPFGSTSSILNETFPLNNNTFLSSALRQGKGGALKSTRLFYRLKLAVGYSPSTSNLANWVAIVAQAESVFISPATKLAKIIAGTVVGIGVFAMLITFPLAHWAVKPIVRLQKATELITESRGLRPTTPTSGSRANSILRDKSSLISFPLHPVSTNNINNNNSNEKAQPPSDQDTNTNNSSSSIAVSNIREEHSPHADGVFSGISLSNVSDRLERLSNTSKHYTTAVNLIQARVPSYRALFKDELSDLTETFNTMTDALDQHYALLEERVRARTKQLEAAKIEAETANEAKTVFIANISHELRTPLNGILGMTAISMEETDIDKIRNSLKLIFRSGELLLHILTELLTFSKNVLKRTKLEKRNFCITDVALQIKSIFGKVAKDQHVRLSIILSPNMIRSMVLYGDSNRIIQIVMNLVSNALKFTPVDGKVDVRMKVLGLYDEALSEKYNHNKVYVKPGTEITDSTPSLNVKSEGQGKDKFTSDTASKNNTSSDTAYDATPTTDRVAQESDEDNMYEDNESMISSTTSSYDDAIFNSQFKKTTNLYDEDDESEMGVELETPKTWVISFEVEDSGPGIDKGLQESVFEPFVQGDQTLSRQYGGTGLGLSICRQLAGMMKGKMLLESKVGVGSKFTFTLPLTQTREINFANVEDPFEDEFNAKSKKNRKVKFRMARSLNSRKSRSSIVTAGASSHHSVHTRTPTKSPRLKCDRSVSDRVVINSPERTGENITFRSESDDHLSHMHRNRDKDHERLSASNSTMSLDRPFLQSTGTATSTRSIPHLSSFKEEKPNDPLLNVSSSAEQTKKTSEGNGAYKILVAEDNHVNQEVIKRMLQLEGVKDIDLACDGQDAFDKVKQLQDKGSRYNLIFMDVQMPKVDGLTSTKMIRHDLHCDFPIVALTAFADDSNIKECLDAGMDGFLSKPIKRTKLKTILKEFCSDEREEDSKPVET encoded by the coding sequence ATGTGGTTTCGTCTGAGGAGTTTTACGCCGAAACCGCCGTACAGGGTCGGGATCAGGGCGCAGCTCACGATGCTCGTCAGTATCGTCGCGATCATCTCGCTCGTGATACTGGCGGTCACCACGGGGGTGTACTTCACATCGAACTACAAGAACCTGCGGTCAGACCGGCTGTACATTGCTGCGCAGTTGAAGTCTTCACAGATCGACCAGAATCTAAACTACCTTTACTACCAGTGTTACTGGGTCGCGTCCAGGGACACGCTGCAGACGGGTCTCGCGAACTACGTCGCGGGGAACAAGTCCGACGCAAACTGGATGGACTCGCAGAGTGTCCTTGAAAAGTTTCTCGGGTCATCGAACCTGTTCTCTGTCGCAAGAGTGTACGACTCGTCCTTCACCACGGTGCTCAACACAACGAACAACAGCACGGGGGATCTCATCCCAGAAGACGTGCTCACACAGCTGCTCCCACTGTCCACGAACGTGCCGCTGCCCTCGTCGCTCGAGACCAACGGGATCGTCACGAACCCGGTCAAGAACGGGTCATCGTACCTCATGTCTATGTCGCTGCCCATCTTTGCAAACCCGTCCATCATACTCACAGACTCGAGGGTCTACGGGTACGTCACGGTAGTCATGTCCGCAGAGGGGCTCCTCAGCGTGTTCAACGACACAACGGCACTGGAGAGGTCCTACGTAGCGATCGTCTCCGCAGTTTACACAAACGCGACTAAGCTCGACGCGTACAGGTTCGTGTTCCCGCCCTTTGGGAGCACTTCTTCAATCCTCAATGAGACGTTCCCACTGAACAATAACACTTTCCTCAGCAGCGCACTCCGACAGGGGAAAGGTGGGGCCCTCAAATCAACAAGACTGTTCTACCGACTGAAACTTGCGGTAGGTTACTCCCCCTCGACGTCAAACTTGGCCAACTGGGTGGCCATCGTCGCACAGGCGGAATCAGTATTCATATCGCCAGCAACAAAACTGGCCAAGATTATCGCGGGCACAGTCGTCGGGATCGGCGTGTTCGCCATGCTCATCACTTTCCCGCTGGCACACTGGGCTGTCAAACCCATTGTCAGGCTGCAAAAGGCCACAGAACTGATCACCGAGAGCAGGGGTCTCAGACCGACTACGCCGACTTCAGGGAGCAGGGCAAACTCGATACTCCGAGACAAGAGCTCGCTGATATCATTCCCACTGCACCCCGTCTCAACGaacaatatcaacaacaataacagcAATGAGAAGGCACAACCGCCATCGGATCAGGACACAAACACGAACAACAGTTCCAGCTCGATAGCAGTATCAAATATAAGAGAGGAACACTCCCCACACGCGGACGGGGTCTTTTCAGGTATCTCGCTGTCGAACGTCAGCGACAGACTGGAAAGATTGTCGAACACGTCAAAGCATTACACTACTGCCGTTAACCTGATACAGGCAAGAGTGCCCAGTTACAGAGctcttttcaaagacgagTTGTCGGACTTGACAGAGACTTTCAACACAATGACGGATGCACTAGACCAGCACTATGCGCTACTGGAGGAAAGAGTCAGGGCAAGAACCAAACAGCTGGAGGCTGCCAAGATAGAGGCAGAAACAGCTAACGAGGCCAAGACTGTTTTCATAGCAAACATTTCGCACGAATTAAGAACCCCGCTAAACGGTATACTGGGCATGACTGCGATCTCTATGGAGGAGACTGACATCGACAAGATACGGAACAGTCTGAAACTGATCTTTAGATCAGGTGAACTGTTACTGCATATTCTAACCGAGTTGCTcactttctccaaaaaCGTCCTGAAGAGAACTaaattggagaagaggaactTCTGCATAACAGATGTCGCCTTACAAATCAAGTCCATTTTCGGGAAAGTCGCAAAGGACCAACACGTCAGGTTATCGATTATCTTATCTCCCAACATGATCAGAAGCATGGTACTGTACGGGGATTCCAACAGAATCATCCAAATTGTGATGAACTTGGTTTCCAATGCACTGAAATTTACTCCAGTGGATGGGAAAGTTGATGTTAGGATGAAAGTCCTTGGCCTGTACGACGAGGCGCTGAGTGAAAAGTACAACCACAATAAAGTGTATGTGAAACCGGGGACAGAGATCACCGATTCTACTCCATCACTGAATGTCAAATCCGAGGGGCAAGGCAAGGATAAATTTACTTCAGATACGGCTTCGAAGAACAACACCTCTTCGGACACTGCCTATGACGCGACCCCGACGACAGATCGAGTCGCACAGGAGAGTGACGAAGATAACATGTACGAGGATAACGAGTCCatgatttcttcaacgacaaGTTCGTACGATGACGCCATATTCAACAGTCAGTTCAAAAAGACGACAAACCTgtacgacgaggacgatgaaAGTGAGATGGGGGTCGAATTGGAGACACCTAAGACGTGGGTTATATCATTCGAGGTGGAAGACTCCGGTCCCGGTATCGACAAGGGGCTTCAGGAGTCTGTCTTTGAGCCCTTTGTCCAAGGTGACCAGACATTGTCCAGACAGTACGGTGGTACTGGTTTGGGGTTGTCGATTTGTAGACAATTGGCCGGGATGATGAAAGGTAAGATGCTTTTGGAGAGTAAAGTTGGCGTCGGGAGTAAATTCACGTTTACGCTACCGCTGACGCAGACGCGTGAGATCAACTTTGCCAATGTCGAAGACCCCTTTGAGGATGAGTTCAACgcaaagagcaagaagaacaggaagGTTAAGTTCAGGATGGCAAGAAGCTTGAATAGCCGCAAGTCGAGATCATCTATTGTCACTGCCGGTGCGTCCAGTCATCACAGTGTTCATACACGTACACCAACGAAGTCGCCTCGTCTCAAGTGCGATAGATCCGTCTCTGACAGAGTGGTAATCAACTCTCCTGAGAGGACAGGGGAGAATATCACTTTCAGGAGCGAAAGTGACGACCATCTGAGCCACATGCATCGCAACAGAGACAAAGATCATGAAAGGTTGAGCGCCAGCAACAGTACCATGAGCCTTGACCGTCCATTCTTGCAAAGCACGGGGACAGCAACGTCTACGCGGAGTATCCCACATTTATCGTCCTTTAAGGAGGAGAAGCCGAACGATCCACTGTTGAACGTTTCTAGCAGTGCTGAACAGACCAAGAAGACGTCCGAGGGGAACGGCGCGTACAAGATTCTTGTTGCAGAAGATAATCACGTTAACCAAGAAGTCATCAAACGAATGCTGCAGCTGGAAGGTGTCAAAGACATTGATCTTGCCTGTGATGGACAAGACGCGTTTGACAAAGTGAAACAGCTACAAGATAAAGGTTCTCGCTACAACTTGATCTTCATGGA